Proteins from one Chloroflexota bacterium genomic window:
- a CDS encoding quinate 5-dehydrogenase produces the protein MRRAVSISLGSSKRNKAVELTLLGETVRIERIGTDGDMEKAAQMFKELDGKVDAFGVGGADLGLMVEGKWYPLHSVSPMIRFVKHTPVADGSGVKNTLESRVVPFMHKQIGEPAPKRVLLTLGADRWGMSRSFADNGYDCVFGDLMFGLDVPIPIRSVNAVKRVASIVMPIAGRLPFEWLYPTGEKQEKNTPKHGQWYAWAKAIAGDCHYIKRYMPARLDGKIICTNTTTPDDVEKFRAAGVSYLVTTTPVMDGRSFGTNMIEAALIAISGKGRKLELGELNELIDRAGFEPQWQKLNET, from the coding sequence ATGAGACGTGCAGTCAGCATCAGCCTCGGTTCGTCGAAACGCAACAAGGCAGTCGAGCTTACCCTGCTCGGCGAAACGGTTCGCATCGAGCGCATTGGCACCGACGGCGACATGGAAAAAGCCGCCCAGATGTTCAAGGAGCTTGACGGCAAAGTGGACGCCTTTGGCGTGGGCGGCGCAGACCTGGGCCTGATGGTCGAAGGCAAGTGGTATCCTCTGCACTCTGTGTCGCCGATGATTCGTTTTGTGAAGCACACCCCGGTCGCGGACGGTTCGGGTGTGAAGAACACTCTGGAGAGCCGCGTCGTGCCATTCATGCACAAGCAGATTGGCGAGCCGGCGCCCAAGCGTGTTCTGCTCACCCTCGGCGCCGATCGTTGGGGCATGTCGCGCTCGTTTGCCGACAACGGCTACGACTGCGTGTTTGGCGACTTGATGTTCGGGTTGGATGTGCCGATTCCGATCCGCTCGGTGAACGCGGTGAAGCGCGTGGCTTCTATTGTGATGCCCATCGCCGGCCGCCTGCCGTTCGAGTGGCTTTACCCGACCGGCGAGAAGCAGGAGAAGAACACGCCCAAGCACGGCCAGTGGTACGCCTGGGCAAAAGCGATCGCCGGCGACTGCCATTACATCAAACGCTACATGCCCGCCCGCCTCGACGGCAAAATTATTTGCACCAACACCACCACGCCCGACGATGTTGAGAAGTTCCGCGCCGCCGGGGTGAGCTACCTGGTGACGACCACGCCGGTGATGGATGGCCGCTCGTTCGGCACGAACATGATCGAAGCCGCCCTGATCGCCATCTCTGGCAAAGGCCGCAAGCTGGAACTCGGCGAGTTAAACGAGTTGATTGACCGGGCGGGGTTTGAGCCGCAGTGGCAGAAGCTGAATGAAACGTAA